The Conexivisphaera calida genome includes a region encoding these proteins:
- a CDS encoding sulfite exporter TauE/SafE family protein: MLGEIAIALRFFELLLVSAAAGFIGALTGLGGGTVLVPIYTLFMGIPIIYAVGASLISTIATSSGAASAYVREGISNIRIGISLEVATTLGSIVGSLITTEIYRLGLTYILYIVFGAVLLFSLYPTYRRLSMKHWEPTRKPDWSTRLFALRGRYYDEARKEDVEYYGVRWWLGFIVMFAAGMVSGLLGIGSGALKVLGMDDAMMLPMKVTTTTSNFMIGVTAATGSGIYWADGYIQPFLAAPTAIGVLAGAMLGTRALVKLRGRTLRLIFMGILAVLGVEMMLRGLGVM; encoded by the coding sequence GTGCTCGGGGAGATCGCGATAGCGCTCAGGTTCTTCGAGCTCCTCCTGGTGAGCGCTGCCGCGGGGTTCATCGGCGCCCTGACGGGGCTCGGCGGCGGAACGGTGCTCGTGCCCATCTACACGCTGTTCATGGGCATACCCATAATATACGCGGTTGGCGCCTCCCTGATATCCACAATAGCGACCTCGAGCGGCGCCGCCTCCGCCTACGTGAGGGAGGGGATATCGAACATCAGGATAGGGATATCGCTGGAGGTCGCCACGACGCTCGGATCCATAGTCGGCTCGCTCATCACCACAGAGATCTACCGCCTCGGGCTCACCTACATCCTCTACATAGTCTTCGGCGCGGTCCTGCTCTTCTCGCTCTACCCCACCTACCGCAGGCTCTCCATGAAGCACTGGGAGCCCACGAGGAAGCCGGACTGGAGCACGAGGCTATTTGCGCTCCGCGGCAGGTACTACGACGAGGCGAGGAAGGAGGACGTGGAGTACTACGGGGTCAGGTGGTGGCTGGGCTTCATCGTGATGTTCGCCGCGGGGATGGTCTCGGGCCTCCTGGGGATAGGATCCGGGGCGCTGAAGGTGCTGGGGATGGACGACGCTATGATGCTCCCCATGAAGGTGACCACGACCACGAGCAACTTCATGATAGGCGTCACTGCAGCCACGGGGAGCGGCATCTACTGGGCAGACGGGTACATACAGCCCTTCCTCGCGGCGCCCACCGCCATAGGGGTCCTCGCCGGGGCGATGCTCGGCACCAGGGCCCTCGTGAAGCTGAGGGGGAGGACGCTGAGGCTGATATTCATGGGCATACTCGCGGTCCTGGGGGTCGAGATGATGCTCAGGGGGCTGGGGGTGATGTAG
- a CDS encoding DUF1634 domain-containing protein, giving the protein MIIGVVVSASLMAAGAAVLFARGGGGGYALSQLASLTSPVNSRTIGIREILGGLASLDGISLIFLGIMVLIATPIVRVVLLVLQFIYERNRLYFALSIVVLADMLVAILVLPSIVH; this is encoded by the coding sequence CTGATAATCGGCGTCGTGGTGAGCGCCTCCCTAATGGCGGCCGGCGCCGCCGTCCTCTTCGCGCGCGGAGGGGGTGGAGGGTACGCCCTGTCGCAGCTCGCCTCGCTGACTTCCCCCGTGAACTCGAGGACGATCGGCATCCGGGAGATCCTGGGCGGGCTGGCGTCGCTCGACGGGATCTCACTCATATTCCTGGGGATAATGGTGCTCATAGCCACCCCCATAGTCAGGGTGGTCCTGCTCGTCCTGCAGTTCATCTACGAGAGGAACAGGCTCTACTTCGCGCTTTCCATCGTGGTCCTCGCGGACATGCTGGTGGCGATCCTCGTGCTGCCGTCTATAGTGCACTAG